In the genome of Nonlabens sp. MB-3u-79, one region contains:
- the atpD gene encoding F0F1 ATP synthase subunit beta, producing the protein MSQITGSVSQIIGPVVDVTFDSAEGALPKIYDSLEITKKDGSLLVLEVQSHIGESTVRTISMDSTDGLSRGTAVNATGNPIKMPIGDDVYGRLFNVIGDAIDGLGNLPKTGKDGLSIHRDAPAFEDLSTSTEVLFTGIKVIDLIEPYAKGGKIGLFGGAGVGKTVLIQELINNIAKGHGGLSVFAGVGERTREGNDLLREMLESGIIKYGDDFMHSMEEGGWDLQKVDKAGMRESKATFVFGQMNEPPGARARVALSGLTIAEYFRDGAGDGQGKDVLFFVDNIFRFTQAGSEVSALLGRMPSAVGYQPTLATEMGAMQERITSTKKGSITSVQAVYVPADDLTDPAPATTFAHLDATTVLSRKIAELGIYPAVDPLDSTSRILAADILGNEHYDCATSVKELLQRYKELQDIIAILGMEELSEEDKMAVNRARRVQRFLSQPFHVAEQFTGLKGVLVDIKDTIKGFNMIMDGELDHLPESAFNLKGTIEEAIEAGEKMLAEA; encoded by the coding sequence ATGTCTCAAATTACAGGTAGCGTTTCACAGATCATCGGTCCGGTGGTAGATGTAACATTTGACAGTGCAGAAGGCGCACTTCCTAAAATTTATGATTCACTAGAAATCACAAAAAAAGATGGTTCTTTACTAGTACTTGAAGTACAATCTCACATCGGTGAGAGCACGGTAAGAACAATCTCAATGGATTCTACAGATGGACTTAGTCGCGGTACAGCGGTTAATGCTACTGGTAATCCTATTAAGATGCCTATAGGTGATGATGTTTATGGTCGTCTATTTAATGTAATCGGTGATGCCATTGACGGTTTAGGAAATCTTCCTAAAACTGGTAAAGATGGACTTTCTATTCACAGAGATGCACCAGCATTTGAAGACCTTTCAACTTCTACTGAAGTACTTTTTACAGGTATAAAAGTAATCGATCTTATTGAGCCTTATGCAAAAGGAGGTAAAATCGGACTTTTCGGTGGTGCAGGAGTTGGTAAAACAGTACTGATCCAAGAATTAATCAATAACATCGCAAAAGGTCACGGTGGACTTTCAGTATTTGCTGGAGTTGGTGAGCGTACACGTGAAGGAAATGACCTTTTACGTGAGATGTTAGAATCTGGAATTATCAAGTATGGTGATGACTTCATGCACTCTATGGAAGAAGGCGGTTGGGATCTTCAGAAGGTGGATAAAGCCGGTATGAGAGAATCAAAAGCAACTTTCGTATTTGGACAAATGAATGAGCCACCAGGAGCACGTGCTCGTGTAGCACTTTCTGGTCTTACGATTGCAGAGTATTTCCGTGATGGAGCTGGAGATGGACAAGGAAAAGATGTTCTTTTCTTCGTTGATAACATCTTCCGTTTTACACAAGCAGGTTCTGAGGTGTCGGCTCTTTTAGGTCGTATGCCATCTGCAGTAGGATATCAGCCTACACTAGCAACAGAAATGGGTGCGATGCAGGAACGAATTACCTCTACTAAAAAAGGATCCATTACATCTGTACAAGCGGTTTACGTGCCTGCAGATGATTTAACCGATCCTGCACCAGCAACAACATTTGCTCACCTTGATGCAACTACAGTGCTTTCACGTAAGATTGCAGAACTTGGGATTTATCCAGCGGTAGACCCACTAGATTCTACATCACGTATTCTTGCTGCAGACATTTTAGGTAACGAGCATTACGATTGTGCAACTAGCGTAAAAGAGTTGTTACAGCGTTATAAAGAATTGCAAGATATTATTGCCATCTTAGGTATGGAAGAATTATCTGAAGAAGATAAAATGGCTGTAAACCGTGCACGTCGTGTACAACGTTTCTTGTCTCAACCATTCCACGTAGCAGAGCAGTTTACTGGTCTTAAAGGGGTGTTAGTTGATATTAAAGATACTATCAAAGGATTTAACATGATTATGGACGGAGAGTTAGATCACCTTCCAGAAAGTGCATTTAACCTTAAAGGTACTATTGAAGAGGCTATCGAGGCAGGAGAAAAAATGCTTGCTGAAGCCTAA
- a CDS encoding F0F1 ATP synthase subunit epsilon, which produces MILEIVTPEMTLFKGEVESVSVPGINGQFQMLDNHAPVVSLLTKGAIKIFGSVALEESVADLFTKADGTTNFAITGGVLEMKDNKAIVLAD; this is translated from the coding sequence ATGATTTTAGAAATAGTTACACCAGAGATGACCCTTTTTAAAGGTGAGGTAGAATCAGTTTCTGTACCCGGTATTAACGGTCAGTTTCAGATGCTAGATAATCACGCGCCTGTGGTATCCTTGCTTACTAAGGGAGCTATTAAGATTTTTGGAAGTGTAGCACTTGAAGAATCTGTTGCTGATTTGTTTACAAAAGCAGACGGTACTACTAATTTTGCCATTACTGGCGGAGTTCTAGAAATGAAAGATAACAAAGCCATTGTTTTAGCAGACTAA